The genome window CCGTGAGATGGATGCCCGCCCCAAAAAGTGCGGCTTCATGGACCCCATCCAGCCGGTCGAGTTGCTCAAGTATTTCTTGAGGTTGTTCGCAGGCAACATTCAGAATACGGTCTTTCATGATTGTTGTCTTTAATTCGCGCGGCGTGCCAAGAGCGACCATCCGCCCACGATAAATCATAGCCAAACGGTCACAATATTCCGCTTCTTCCATGTAATGGGTAGTGACAAAGACAGTGACCCCTTTAGACGCCATGTCATCGATTAAATCCCAAAATCGTCTGCGGCTTAAGGGGTCGACGCCGCTGGTGGGTTCGTCTAGGAAGACAACAGGCGGTTCATGGAGAACGGCGCAGGCCATGGCGAGCCGTTGCTTCCAACCGCCGCTGAGGATGGCCGCAGGGCTTTTGCGCAGCTCCCGCAATCCGGTCATCTCGAAAGCCCAGTCTTTTCGCGTTAGGAGGCGTTGCCCCGACAGTCCATAGATCCCGCCGTAGAAATTTATATTCTCTTCTACCGTTAGATCTTCATACAGCGAAAATCGTTGACTCATATAACCGATGTTTTTTTTGATCATCTCCGGTTCTGTGCATACATCGAAGCCTGCCACGGTGCCGGAACCTGATGTCGGTGCCAACAACCCGCACAACATGCGTATGGTCGTGCTTTTACCTGCGCCATTGGGTCCTAAAAATCCAAATATTTCTCCTTTTTTTGTTTCGAAACTTACCCGATCCACAGCGGTAAATTTTCCAAAGCGCCGTGTTAATTCAGTTACACGCACCGCCTTCTCTTCAGAGAGACCGGTTAAGTGCGGCGTCCGGTGATCCTTTTGAAGAGAAACAGGGACGTCTTCTTTTTTATCGGAAGTCAACACATCCACAAACACATCTTCCAAAGAAGGCCGTTTTTCTCCTAAATATTCGGTCTCCAGATTAAAAGATGATGCTAAGGTCAGTGTCTGCTGACGGGCCTTCTCTATGTCTTCAGTCACCACGTGCACCTGGGTTCCGTAAAGATCAATATTATTTTCCGGCATATGCGTGCGCAGCACAGCGCTTAACGCCCGCGCCTGAGGGCTATGAAAAGCAATCAGCTTAGCTTTCATCAGCCCTTTGATTGCGGAAGGCGTACCTTGTGCCAGCAAAGTTCCTTCATTCAAAAGGGCCACGCGGTTGCAGCGTTCCGCTTCATCCAAATAAGCGGTACTCACCATAATAGCGACCTTCTCTTTGAGCATTTGATACAGAATACGCCAAAAATCGCGGCGGCTCACAGGATCCACACCATTGGTTGGCTCATCAAGAAGCAACACTTTTGGGCGATGAATTAGGGCACAAACCAACTGAAGTTTTTGTTTCATGCCGCCGCTCAGTGCCCCTGCAAGGCGATCTTTAAAAGGACGCATATAGCTGAAATCGAGTAAGCCATAGATCTTTTCTTTACGTCCCCTCCTCGGGACACTATATAAATCCGCGTAAAAATTTATATTTTCTAATACGGTCAGATCTTCGTACAGCCCAAAACGTTGACTCATATAGGCAATATTGTTTTTCACGCCTTCTGTTTGGTTTTGCGTGTCAAAGCCCGCAACCGACGCCTCTCCCGCGTCGGGATCCATGATGCCCGCGAGCATACGCATGGTGGTTGTTTTGCCGGCGCCATCAGGGCCCACCAAACCAAAGATCTCGCCGGGATGGACCTGAAAGGAAATATCTTTGACGGCGGCAAGGGCGCCAAAGTTCTTTTTTAATCCTAGGGCGTTTATGGCAGGAAAAGAGGGGGTCATTGGATTAACTCAAGAGCAGCATCTGCAGGCATACCGGGCTTCAATAAAAGATCTTCATTTTCAAGGCTTATTTTTATGCGGTAGACGAGCTTGACCCGTTCCGTCGTTGTTTGCACCTGTTTGGGCGTAAATTCTGCCTCGTCAGAGATGAAGGTGATGATTCCCTTAAATGTACGTGTAGGCCAGCTGTCGCAGCGTACTTCCGCCTCTTGTCCCAGTCGAATTTTGCCCAAATCCGTTTCATTCACATAAGCACGTACCCAGGGGTGCTTTAAATCACCGAGCGACAGAAC of Candidatus Hydrogenedentota bacterium contains these proteins:
- a CDS encoding ABC transporter ATP-binding protein yields the protein MTPSFPAINALGLKKNFGALAAVKDISFQVHPGEIFGLVGPDGAGKTTTMRMLAGIMDPDAGEASVAGFDTQNQTEGVKNNIAYMSQRFGLYEDLTVLENINFYADLYSVPRRGRKEKIYGLLDFSYMRPFKDRLAGALSGGMKQKLQLVCALIHRPKVLLLDEPTNGVDPVSRRDFWRILYQMLKEKVAIMVSTAYLDEAERCNRVALLNEGTLLAQGTPSAIKGLMKAKLIAFHSPQARALSAVLRTHMPENNIDLYGTQVHVVTEDIEKARQQTLTLASSFNLETEYLGEKRPSLEDVFVDVLTSDKKEDVPVSLQKDHRTPHLTGLSEEKAVRVTELTRRFGKFTAVDRVSFETKKGEIFGFLGPNGAGKSTTIRMLCGLLAPTSGSGTVAGFDVCTEPEMIKKNIGYMSQRFSLYEDLTVEENINFYGGIYGLSGQRLLTRKDWAFEMTGLRELRKSPAAILSGGWKQRLAMACAVLHEPPVVFLDEPTSGVDPLSRRRFWDLIDDMASKGVTVFVTTHYMEEAEYCDRLAMIYRGRMVALGTPRELKTTIMKDRILNVACEQPQEILEQLDRLDGVHEAALFGAGIHLT